One genomic region from Halococcus qingdaonensis encodes:
- a CDS encoding DUF7095 family protein, with translation MTAFTREKAVERVERLVETVEEEPMPVPVRELWVYGDLALGLDPVERLDVYLTKDLLFGGDDDREAEFRETHGVEGVGKTVSADWADQYPDRIRASANGYAAPEKCLAAQLVGDDEPIHLEVCNASFEDNVTQRLKGAMARENYTEILDPRGVCLWLDGQRSEDAFEKLEAGEFVFPTLADALGMVGMDEDESERAADAVREYRERQEGASVRGDVV, from the coding sequence ATGACCGCGTTCACCCGCGAGAAGGCCGTCGAGCGCGTCGAGCGCCTCGTCGAGACCGTCGAGGAGGAGCCGATGCCCGTCCCGGTGCGCGAGCTGTGGGTCTACGGCGATCTCGCGCTCGGGCTCGATCCCGTCGAACGCCTCGACGTCTATCTCACGAAGGACCTGCTCTTCGGCGGCGACGACGATCGCGAGGCCGAGTTCCGCGAGACACACGGCGTCGAGGGGGTCGGCAAGACCGTGAGCGCCGACTGGGCCGACCAGTATCCCGACCGGATCCGCGCCAGCGCCAACGGCTACGCCGCCCCCGAGAAATGTCTCGCGGCCCAGCTCGTCGGCGACGACGAACCAATCCACCTGGAGGTCTGTAACGCGAGCTTCGAGGACAACGTGACCCAGCGCCTCAAGGGGGCGATGGCCCGCGAGAACTACACGGAGATCCTCGACCCGCGCGGGGTCTGTCTCTGGCTCGACGGTCAGCGATCCGAGGACGCGTTCGAAAAACTCGAAGCGGGCGAGTTCGTCTTTCCGACCCTCGCCGACGCGCTCGGAATGGTCGGGATGGACGAGGATGAATCCGAGCGCGCTGCCGACGCGGTGCGAGAGTACCGCGAGCGCCAGGAGGGCGCGAGCGTTCGCGGCGACGTGGTCTGA
- a CDS encoding deoxyribonuclease IV yields MHVGAHVSIAGGVDNAVGREEDVGGNCGQIFTASPQVWAGPDIDDEEAARFREGGLGPWVIHASYLVNLATPKDDLREKSIASLQDECDAASQLGIEYVNVHLGAHTGAGVENGLDNAASAIDEIDIPADVTLLVESDAGSGTKLGDEFAHLAAVRDRSQTDIGFCLDTAHTFAAGYDLSSPEAVEETVAAFDDTVGLGDLHCFHLNDSKHACGTNKDEHAHIGEGEIGDAGMRAIVTHDDLRELPFVLETPTEDGRGFAWNIDRVRELRAD; encoded by the coding sequence ATGCACGTCGGAGCACACGTCTCGATCGCCGGCGGCGTCGACAACGCCGTCGGGCGCGAGGAGGACGTCGGCGGGAACTGCGGACAGATATTCACGGCCTCGCCACAGGTCTGGGCCGGCCCCGACATCGACGACGAGGAGGCCGCCCGCTTTCGCGAGGGCGGACTCGGCCCGTGGGTCATCCACGCCTCCTACCTCGTGAACCTCGCCACGCCGAAGGACGACCTGCGCGAGAAATCCATCGCGAGCCTCCAGGACGAGTGCGACGCGGCCTCACAGTTGGGAATCGAGTACGTCAATGTCCACCTCGGTGCACACACCGGTGCTGGCGTCGAGAACGGGCTCGACAACGCCGCGAGCGCCATCGACGAGATCGACATCCCCGCGGACGTCACCCTGCTCGTCGAAAGCGACGCCGGCAGCGGCACCAAACTGGGCGACGAGTTCGCCCACCTCGCGGCCGTTCGCGACCGCAGCCAGACGGACATCGGCTTCTGCCTCGACACCGCCCACACCTTCGCCGCGGGCTACGATCTCTCGTCGCCCGAGGCAGTCGAAGAAACCGTCGCCGCCTTCGACGATACGGTGGGCCTCGGCGATCTCCACTGTTTCCACCTCAACGACTCGAAGCACGCCTGCGGGACGAACAAGGACGAACACGCCCACATCGGCGAGGGCGAGATCGGCGACGCGGGCATGCGCGCGATCGTGACTCACGACGATCTGCGCGAGCTCCCGTTCGTCCTCGAAACGCCGACCGAGGACGGCCGTGGGTTCGCCTGGAACATCGACCGCGTTCGCGAGCTGCGCGCCGACTGA
- a CDS encoding lipoate--protein ligase family protein translates to MADIEDREWRLIREDVRPGPLNMALDEIAAETAAAGGPRTVRVYRWEPATLSLGYQQEPATVDWGFCDREGISVTRRPTGGGGIYHDSHGDVSYSIVAPAAELPGDLMDTYELLCEPLFDGFDRLDVPVSFASEDRPAVYEPACYLRALHPAHDVVAADGRKISGNAQYRRRDSVIQHGSILFDDATERHLSCFVDAPSAERFDERVTNVREQASVDREHAVKSFENALADWADAEVGTWTDDELDRAHERAREKFASDAWNRDREDPTAARAVADREESIE, encoded by the coding sequence ATGGCCGACATCGAGGATCGGGAGTGGCGGCTCATCCGCGAGGACGTCAGACCCGGGCCGCTGAACATGGCGCTCGACGAGATCGCCGCCGAGACGGCTGCTGCGGGCGGCCCGCGGACGGTGCGCGTCTATCGCTGGGAGCCCGCGACGCTCTCGCTCGGCTACCAGCAGGAGCCGGCGACCGTCGACTGGGGATTCTGCGATCGCGAGGGGATCTCGGTGACGCGCCGGCCGACCGGCGGTGGCGGTATCTATCACGACAGTCACGGCGACGTCTCTTACTCCATTGTCGCGCCCGCCGCCGAGCTGCCCGGCGATCTGATGGACACCTACGAACTGCTCTGTGAGCCACTCTTCGACGGGTTCGACCGTCTCGACGTTCCCGTCTCGTTCGCGAGCGAGGATCGTCCGGCGGTCTACGAGCCCGCCTGCTATCTGCGCGCGCTCCATCCGGCTCACGACGTCGTGGCCGCCGACGGCCGGAAGATCAGCGGCAACGCTCAGTACCGTCGCCGCGACAGCGTCATCCAGCACGGCTCGATCCTGTTCGACGACGCGACCGAGCGTCATCTCTCGTGTTTCGTCGACGCGCCATCCGCGGAGCGCTTCGACGAACGGGTGACGAACGTCCGGGAGCAGGCGAGCGTGGATCGCGAGCACGCCGTGAAATCGTTCGAAAACGCGCTCGCCGACTGGGCCGACGCCGAGGTCGGCACGTGGACCGACGACGAACTCGATCGAGCGCACGAGCGCGCCCGCGAGAAGTTCGCGAGCGACGCCTGGAACCGCGACCGAGAGGATCCAACCGCAGCGCGAGCCGTAGCCGATCGCGAGGAATCGATCGAGTAG
- a CDS encoding glycosyltransferase family 2 protein yields MTVLFAVAGLFWLFETLVLARYRDDQETAYGSDDVQVRILTIGAEDVVQQTVDSLPASITDRHVIAEKPIAIDGAEVHVVPESFSCEAVRKGRAIEWARQTLSCDREYVLYLDEDSIVEEFDGLPDADVVQFSERPRYTGSWLAYFADVFRMGAQIEQHAFHRFRIPLFAWGGGIAVRKSLEDRVTWDWPTLVEDTAFLWRAAESESVSYALDSASFSNQAPPSLGEIFQQRRRWAAGNHQEASNLPLLYKLLAKGRSYVWAIAPVMPLVTVGVTLSGLHLFCTGLLQLLSVTLALLMVVWFALGLFQYDQLSLRSLPMFALVPLAVLVHSVGATAGLIAPPDDFHVTEKTTD; encoded by the coding sequence GTGACGGTGCTGTTCGCCGTCGCGGGCCTCTTCTGGCTGTTCGAGACCCTCGTCCTCGCGCGGTATCGTGACGACCAGGAGACGGCGTACGGCTCGGACGACGTGCAGGTGCGCATCCTCACGATCGGTGCCGAGGACGTCGTCCAGCAGACGGTCGATTCGTTGCCGGCGTCGATCACCGATCGGCACGTGATCGCCGAGAAACCGATCGCGATCGACGGCGCGGAGGTCCACGTCGTCCCCGAATCGTTCTCCTGCGAGGCGGTCCGGAAGGGCCGCGCGATCGAGTGGGCGCGGCAAACCCTGTCGTGTGATCGAGAATACGTCCTCTATCTCGACGAGGACAGCATCGTCGAGGAGTTCGACGGACTGCCCGACGCCGACGTGGTGCAGTTCAGCGAACGGCCCCGCTACACGGGGTCGTGGCTGGCGTACTTCGCCGACGTGTTCCGCATGGGCGCGCAGATCGAGCAGCACGCCTTCCATCGCTTTCGCATCCCGCTGTTCGCCTGGGGCGGCGGCATCGCCGTCCGGAAATCGCTCGAAGATCGGGTGACGTGGGACTGGCCGACGCTCGTCGAGGACACCGCCTTCCTCTGGCGAGCCGCCGAATCGGAGTCGGTCTCGTACGCGCTCGATTCGGCCAGTTTCTCGAACCAGGCACCGCCGAGCCTCGGCGAGATCTTCCAGCAGCGCCGGCGCTGGGCCGCCGGCAACCATCAGGAGGCCTCGAACCTCCCGCTGCTGTACAAACTGCTCGCGAAGGGGCGATCGTACGTCTGGGCGATCGCCCCAGTCATGCCGCTCGTCACGGTCGGCGTGACGCTCAGCGGCCTACACCTGTTCTGTACCGGGCTCCTGCAGCTGCTCTCGGTGACGCTCGCGCTGTTGATGGTGGTCTGGTTCGCGCTCGGTCTCTTTCAGTACGACCAGCTGTCGCTGCGATCGCTGCCGATGTTCGCGCTCGTTCCGCTGGCCGTGCTCGTCCACTCCGTGGGGGCGACGGCCGGGCTGATCGCACCACCCGACGACTTCCACGTCACCGAGAAGACGACCGACTAA
- a CDS encoding proteasome assembly chaperone family protein, which produces MSQQPAPQTPSFHVEQATEPTSETLIAGFSTFGLAGLTAVDYVVDHLGLEECGHVAVDQLPTITPFENGTPRHHTRLFSRDGLDVTVLVGDLFIPPVAAEAFSTALLDWTAANDVAEVTVLSGVPIPHGPDGHRVFYVASEDYQERRLSSTELPPMTEGFLDGVNASLMQRGLETDLATGILTTPVHSQGPDVEAALRLIEGVRSIYGLDIDTEPLEAFADEVRNYYEGLSQHLDAAESQDRPDIMFG; this is translated from the coding sequence ATGTCGCAACAGCCAGCACCGCAGACACCGTCGTTTCACGTCGAACAGGCGACCGAGCCGACGTCGGAGACGCTCATCGCCGGTTTCTCGACATTCGGGCTCGCGGGTCTCACGGCCGTCGACTACGTCGTCGATCACCTCGGTCTCGAAGAGTGCGGACACGTCGCCGTCGATCAGCTGCCGACGATCACGCCCTTCGAGAACGGCACACCGCGCCACCACACGCGGCTGTTCTCGCGCGACGGGCTCGACGTCACCGTTCTGGTCGGCGATCTGTTCATCCCGCCCGTCGCCGCCGAGGCGTTCAGCACGGCGCTGCTCGACTGGACGGCCGCCAACGACGTCGCGGAGGTCACGGTACTCTCGGGCGTGCCGATCCCACACGGACCGGACGGCCATCGGGTGTTCTACGTCGCCTCCGAGGACTACCAGGAGCGCCGGCTGTCGAGCACGGAGCTCCCGCCGATGACCGAGGGGTTCCTCGACGGCGTGAACGCGAGCCTGATGCAGCGCGGGCTGGAGACCGACCTCGCGACGGGGATCCTCACGACGCCGGTCCACAGCCAGGGGCCGGACGTCGAGGCGGCGCTCCGGCTCATCGAGGGCGTCCGTTCGATCTACGGGCTCGACATCGACACCGAACCGCTCGAGGCGTTCGCCGACGAGGTACGGAACTACTACGAGGGGCTGAGCCAGCATCTCGACGCGGCCGAGAGCCAGGATCGCCCGGACATCATGTTCGGGTAG
- a CDS encoding universal stress protein: protein MLLVPFDGSALAKTALSRAREFGSALGEDVLVLVVVPYDASFARERGWITADEPFDPQRAGDELAMTAGEIAPESEVHVETTEATSSLASTETDISRTIREVAHERNATVVFVGSENAGRVTAPPTSVGTPVAEDPDYDVYIARHAE, encoded by the coding sequence ATGCTGCTGGTTCCCTTCGACGGGTCGGCCCTCGCGAAAACGGCGCTCTCCCGCGCCCGCGAGTTCGGATCGGCGCTCGGCGAGGACGTGCTCGTGCTCGTCGTCGTCCCATACGACGCCTCGTTCGCCCGCGAGCGTGGCTGGATCACGGCGGACGAGCCGTTCGATCCCCAGCGTGCCGGCGACGAGCTGGCGATGACCGCGGGGGAGATCGCGCCCGAAAGCGAGGTTCACGTCGAGACGACCGAAGCGACGAGTTCGCTCGCCTCGACCGAGACCGACATCAGCCGGACGATCCGTGAGGTCGCCCACGAGCGCAATGCGACGGTCGTCTTCGTCGGGAGCGAGAACGCCGGTCGCGTCACCGCGCCGCCGACCAGCGTCGGCACGCCCGTCGCCGAGGATCCCGACTACGACGTCTACATCGCCCGCCACGCCGAGTGA
- a CDS encoding SDR family oxidoreductase — translation MRILVTGATGTVGRHVVTSLVDGDITDGDTTVRAGVRDVARARERFGDGIEYAEFDFQRPETWGAAFDGVDALFLIRPPTIGCVKRHITPAIDAAARMGVKHVAFLSVLGAEKNPILPHRRIESHLRDADVSHTFLRASFFMQNLAEVHREAIAERDEIFVPAGSGKTSFVDARDIGAAAAITLTEPGHRNRAYDITGPAAFDYATVAEMFSDVLDRPIDYANPSIPAFVRRLRAEGQPLAFVLVMIGIYTTARLGFAGRVSRDVEALLGREPIPLERFVADYADGFESAQAE, via the coding sequence ATGAGGATACTGGTCACGGGAGCCACGGGAACCGTCGGTCGACACGTCGTGACGAGCCTCGTCGACGGTGACATCACGGACGGAGACACCACGGTGCGAGCGGGCGTCCGGGACGTCGCACGCGCCCGCGAGCGCTTCGGTGACGGGATCGAATACGCGGAGTTCGACTTCCAACGACCCGAGACGTGGGGCGCGGCGTTCGATGGGGTCGACGCGCTCTTTCTCATCCGGCCGCCGACGATCGGGTGCGTCAAGCGCCACATCACGCCCGCGATCGATGCCGCCGCGCGGATGGGCGTCAAGCACGTCGCCTTCCTCTCGGTGCTCGGCGCGGAGAAGAACCCGATCCTGCCCCATCGCCGCATCGAGAGTCATCTCCGAGACGCCGACGTGAGCCACACCTTCCTCCGGGCGTCGTTTTTCATGCAGAACCTCGCCGAGGTCCACCGGGAGGCCATCGCCGAGCGCGACGAGATCTTCGTTCCGGCCGGGAGCGGAAAGACGAGCTTCGTCGACGCGCGCGACATCGGGGCTGCCGCTGCGATCACACTCACCGAGCCCGGCCATCGAAACCGTGCATACGACATCACTGGTCCGGCAGCGTTCGACTACGCAACGGTCGCCGAGATGTTCTCGGACGTGCTCGATCGGCCGATCGACTACGCGAACCCCTCGATCCCGGCGTTCGTCCGGCGGCTCCGTGCCGAGGGACAGCCGCTCGCGTTCGTGCTCGTCATGATCGGCATCTACACCACCGCGCGGCTCGGGTTCGCCGGGCGCGTGAGCCGGGACGTCGAGGCGCTGCTCGGTCGCGAACCGATCCCGCTCGAACGGTTCGTCGCCGACTACGCCGACGGCTTCGAGAGCGCGCAGGCCGAATGA
- a CDS encoding metallophosphoesterase, whose amino-acid sequence MICVLSDTHGTDGHRLDDQLLDTVREADLVVHAGDFTTERVLDAFETESRAFRAVYGNNATPAVRERLPGERVVDHEGVTIALTHGDGRDETGLALFGRQADADLVISGHSHQPGVTDTGEIVLLNPGSHADPRWYRPGYAELDVKEGRVEGRLLEPDGEVFEEFVVEL is encoded by the coding sequence ATGATCTGTGTTCTCTCCGATACGCACGGTACCGACGGCCATCGCCTCGACGACCAGCTCCTGGATACCGTCCGCGAGGCCGACCTGGTGGTCCACGCCGGCGACTTCACGACCGAGCGCGTGCTCGACGCCTTCGAGACCGAGTCACGGGCGTTTCGTGCCGTCTACGGTAACAACGCCACGCCGGCCGTCCGCGAGCGCCTGCCGGGCGAGCGCGTCGTCGATCACGAGGGCGTCACCATCGCGCTCACTCATGGCGACGGCCGCGACGAGACGGGACTGGCACTCTTCGGCCGACAGGCCGACGCCGATCTCGTGATCTCGGGGCATTCACACCAGCCGGGCGTCACCGACACGGGCGAGATCGTACTCCTCAATCCCGGCAGTCACGCCGACCCGAGGTGGTATCGGCCGGGCTACGCGGAACTCGACGTGAAAGAAGGGCGTGTCGAGGGGCGACTCTTGGAACCCGACGGAGAGGTCTTCGAGGAGTTCGTGGTGGAACTGTGA
- a CDS encoding SHOCT domain-containing protein, with protein sequence MAPSPSDPATAVVVPVSIIAFLFGIVQLGTGTLFGVLPILIGVVGLLYLAGGGERIGEWLDTRTTADTTADDASEDALTTLRQRYARGEIDHAEFERRLNELLETETVSDVASRNDERLVERSQ encoded by the coding sequence ATGGCACCATCACCGAGCGATCCGGCCACGGCGGTCGTCGTCCCGGTTAGCATCATCGCGTTCCTGTTCGGGATCGTCCAGCTCGGAACCGGGACGCTCTTCGGCGTGCTCCCGATCCTCATCGGCGTCGTCGGCCTGCTCTATCTCGCTGGCGGCGGCGAGCGCATCGGTGAGTGGCTCGACACACGCACCACGGCCGACACGACGGCGGACGATGCTAGCGAGGACGCGTTGACGACCCTCCGGCAGCGATACGCGCGCGGCGAGATCGACCACGCGGAGTTCGAGCGTCGCCTGAACGAGCTCCTGGAAACGGAGACGGTCAGCGACGTGGCCAGCCGAAACGACGAGCGACTCGTCGAGCGGTCGCAATGA
- a CDS encoding DUF7859 family protein — MALGLDPVLLVLLAVILLVFFGFYLLIRRTATAFREGTERGRR; from the coding sequence ATGGCTCTCGGTCTCGACCCGGTGTTGCTCGTTCTCCTTGCAGTCATTCTCCTGGTGTTCTTCGGATTCTACCTCCTCATCCGGCGCACCGCCACCGCCTTCCGTGAGGGCACCGAGCGCGGTCGGCGCTAG
- a CDS encoding threonine aldolase family protein, whose product MIDLRSDTVTRPDEAMREAASTAAVGDDVYDEDPTVNELEARAAEAVGMEAALYVPTGTMGNQIAARTHTDRGDELLCERDSHIYNWEVGGLAQHSGLQARPIDGGTRGVITPDAVHDAYVERTDHRPGTGLLALENTHNQKGGVAITADEIDAAAAAAHEHGVPTHVDGARLFNASVALDTPAPRLLDNADSVMFCLSKGLGAPVGSMLAGSEAFIERAHRNRKLLGGGMRQAGIIAAPGLEALDNVDRLAEDHANARTLAAGFDAIDGLAAAPPETNIVLVETDGPAEAFIEAIAAEGVRASAFGEHTVRLCTHWDVDESDIEQTIERVERALD is encoded by the coding sequence GTGATAGATCTCCGTAGCGACACGGTGACGCGACCCGACGAAGCGATGCGCGAGGCGGCCAGTACGGCCGCCGTCGGCGATGACGTCTACGACGAGGACCCCACGGTCAACGAGCTCGAAGCCCGTGCCGCCGAGGCCGTCGGCATGGAGGCCGCCCTCTACGTTCCGACGGGGACGATGGGCAACCAGATCGCCGCACGCACTCACACCGACCGCGGCGACGAACTGCTCTGCGAGCGCGACAGCCACATCTACAACTGGGAAGTCGGCGGTCTCGCCCAGCACTCTGGGCTCCAGGCGCGCCCCATCGACGGCGGTACACGCGGTGTCATCACTCCCGATGCCGTCCACGACGCGTACGTCGAACGCACCGATCACCGGCCCGGCACCGGTCTGCTGGCGCTCGAAAACACCCACAACCAGAAGGGTGGCGTCGCCATCACCGCCGACGAGATCGACGCGGCCGCGGCGGCCGCCCACGAGCACGGCGTTCCGACCCACGTCGACGGCGCACGCCTGTTCAACGCGAGCGTCGCGCTCGACACACCCGCCCCGCGGCTGCTCGACAACGCCGATTCGGTGATGTTCTGTCTCTCGAAGGGGCTCGGCGCGCCCGTCGGCTCGATGCTCGCCGGGAGCGAGGCGTTCATCGAGCGTGCACACCGCAACCGGAAACTGCTCGGTGGCGGGATGCGCCAGGCGGGGATCATCGCCGCCCCGGGACTGGAAGCGCTCGACAACGTCGACCGACTCGCCGAGGATCACGCCAACGCCCGGACGCTCGCGGCGGGGTTCGACGCTATCGACGGCCTCGCCGCCGCACCACCCGAGACGAACATCGTTCTCGTCGAGACCGACGGCCCGGCCGAGGCGTTTATCGAAGCCATCGCCGCGGAAGGGGTCCGTGCGTCGGCGTTCGGCGAGCACACCGTTCGGCTGTGTACCCACTGGGACGTCGACGAGAGCGACATCGAGCAAACGATCGAGCGCGTCGAGCGCGCGCTGGACTAG
- a CDS encoding dihydrolipoyl dehydrogenase family protein produces the protein MANFDLLVFGGGTGNTVASAAAAAGLDTALVERGPIGGTCLNRGCNPSKMLIQHANTLNDVRAAEQFGIEATVEEVHFGEFVRAVNDELADAASGKESNKRDEENLTLVQGEARFVDEHTIETESGETHTGEKIVVAAGSRPMVPDAIDGLSEVDFLTSDDAIRLETPPDRLVVLGGGYIAAELGYFFGSFGTDVALVEMEDFLVPREDSEVADAFTEIARERHDVYTGHHVTGVAESDDGIVVSAESEDGDEIDVTGDELLVALGRRPNTDSIGLDETDIETTDAGFVATDEQLTTNVEDVWAMGDIADNAMFKHSGDYEGEIVIDNAVHGVERAADFDALPHAVFTEPQIGAVGQTEAALDDEGQEYVVGRAEFTDTAMSRALKLDRGFVKVLADPDSHEIFGCHIIGHEASTLLHEVTPAVRYGLRADELANTLIHAHPALSKVVMQACADVAGN, from the coding sequence ATGGCGAACTTCGACCTCCTCGTCTTCGGCGGTGGCACCGGCAACACGGTCGCATCGGCGGCGGCCGCGGCGGGACTCGACACGGCGCTCGTCGAGCGAGGACCGATCGGCGGGACCTGTCTCAACCGTGGCTGCAACCCCTCGAAGATGCTCATACAGCACGCGAACACGCTCAACGACGTCCGCGCGGCCGAGCAGTTCGGCATCGAGGCCACCGTCGAGGAGGTCCACTTCGGCGAGTTCGTCCGCGCGGTGAACGACGAACTGGCTGACGCGGCGAGCGGAAAGGAATCGAACAAGCGCGACGAGGAGAACCTGACTCTCGTCCAGGGGGAGGCGCGGTTCGTCGACGAGCACACCATCGAGACCGAGAGCGGCGAAACGCACACCGGCGAGAAGATCGTCGTCGCGGCCGGATCACGCCCGATGGTGCCCGACGCGATCGACGGGCTGAGCGAGGTCGACTTCCTCACCAGCGACGACGCGATCCGGCTCGAAACGCCGCCGGACAGGTTGGTGGTGCTCGGCGGCGGCTACATCGCAGCCGAACTCGGCTACTTCTTCGGCTCGTTCGGGACCGACGTCGCGCTCGTCGAGATGGAAGACTTCCTCGTGCCCCGCGAGGACAGCGAGGTGGCGGACGCGTTCACCGAGATCGCTCGCGAGCGCCACGACGTCTACACCGGCCATCACGTCACGGGCGTCGCCGAGTCGGACGACGGGATCGTCGTGAGCGCCGAATCGGAGGACGGCGACGAGATCGACGTGACCGGCGACGAACTACTCGTGGCGCTCGGCCGCCGTCCGAACACCGACTCGATCGGGCTGGACGAGACCGATATCGAAACGACCGACGCGGGGTTCGTCGCGACCGACGAGCAGTTGACGACGAACGTCGAGGACGTCTGGGCGATGGGCGATATCGCCGACAACGCGATGTTCAAACATTCCGGCGATTACGAGGGCGAGATCGTGATCGACAACGCTGTCCACGGGGTGGAACGAGCCGCTGACTTCGACGCCCTCCCGCACGCGGTGTTCACCGAGCCACAGATCGGTGCAGTCGGGCAGACCGAGGCAGCGCTCGACGACGAGGGACAGGAGTACGTCGTCGGACGAGCCGAGTTCACCGACACGGCGATGAGCCGGGCGCTGAAACTCGATCGGGGGTTCGTGAAGGTGCTCGCCGACCCCGACAGCCACGAGATCTTCGGCTGTCATATTATCGGTCACGAGGCTTCGACGTTGCTCCACGAGGTGACGCCCGCCGTTCGGTACGGGCTCAGGGCCGACGAGCTTGCGAACACGCTGATCCACGCCCATCCCGCGCTGAGCAAGGTCGTGATGCAGGCGTGTGCGGACGTCGCCGGAAACTAG
- a CDS encoding DUF302 domain-containing protein — MALPIDPTQLDDEDVGVKRTTLDMDHEAAVEHVRETFLDAGFGIPVEFSPSELLNEKVDADRDPYYVLGACNPAVADRALDATDDRMGGLFPCNVVVWEEEPGTQTVYHVSIMRIARLVGLAPDDETMADIVADTGALAEEAFEAL; from the coding sequence ATGGCACTTCCTATCGATCCGACCCAGCTGGACGACGAGGACGTCGGCGTGAAGCGGACGACGCTCGACATGGACCACGAGGCGGCCGTCGAACACGTCCGCGAGACGTTTCTGGACGCGGGTTTCGGGATCCCCGTCGAGTTCTCGCCGTCGGAGCTGCTCAACGAGAAGGTCGACGCCGATCGCGATCCCTACTACGTGCTCGGCGCGTGCAATCCCGCGGTCGCCGATCGCGCGCTCGATGCCACCGACGACCGCATGGGCGGACTGTTCCCCTGCAACGTCGTCGTCTGGGAAGAAGAGCCGGGAACGCAGACCGTCTATCACGTCTCGATCATGCGCATCGCGCGCCTCGTCGGGCTAGCCCCCGACGACGAGACGATGGCCGACATCGTCGCGGACACCGGCGCGCTCGCCGAGGAAGCGTTCGAGGCGCTCTGA
- a CDS encoding class I SAM-dependent methyltransferase, whose protein sequence is MGHHTFDADRADKLEDAGRRYRYVSGEELLWALAPDPDDTVADLGSGTGFFTDVVAPHADTIYAVDIQAAMHDHYAEKGLPDNVEPVTTGIEELPFEDGSIDGAFSTMTYHEFASDDALGEIQRVLTDSGRLAIVDWSGEGLGEHGPPLDERYTVETVSEKLRERGFTIEHAFTRPETFLLVATIE, encoded by the coding sequence ATGGGCCACCACACCTTCGACGCCGACCGCGCGGACAAGCTGGAGGACGCCGGGCGTCGCTACCGGTACGTCTCCGGCGAGGAACTGCTCTGGGCGCTCGCACCCGACCCCGACGACACCGTCGCCGATCTCGGCAGCGGCACGGGCTTTTTCACCGACGTCGTCGCTCCACACGCCGACACGATCTACGCGGTCGACATTCAGGCAGCGATGCACGACCACTACGCCGAAAAGGGGCTGCCCGACAACGTCGAACCGGTGACGACCGGCATCGAGGAGCTGCCCTTCGAGGACGGCTCGATCGACGGCGCGTTCTCGACGATGACCTATCACGAGTTCGCGAGCGACGACGCGCTTGGCGAGATCCAGCGAGTGCTCACCGATTCCGGTCGCCTCGCGATCGTCGACTGGAGCGGCGAGGGTCTCGGCGAGCACGGCCCGCCGCTCGACGAGCGCTACACCGTCGAGACTGTTTCCGAAAAACTCCGCGAACGTGGCTTCACGATCGAGCACGCGTTCACGCGCCCCGAGACCTTTCTCCTCGTCGCCACTATCGAATAA